The nucleotide window ATGGAGGGGCAGTAGGGTCATGTAGGGGCAGTGTATGTCACGAGTGGTCAGTAGAGGTCATGAAGGTCATTACGATTCAGAAGACACACCAGCCAATCAGAGCGCAAGAGAGTGTGAAAACGTCCCGGCCCACACAGCTCGTTAGGCTGCTGTGGTTAATTGATGTGAGGACAGCAGGCAGTCCGGTTCTGGACAGGGTGTCAGTGTCGACCAAAGacgggaggagagacagagagaggaacagacagacaggtgaaatcagtgtggaggaggagtgaAGCAGCAGTCAGTacctggactggggctctcagCGTTGGGGTCTTTAGTACTATCGGAACTTCCTGGAGTCACAGTGTTGGGGTCTTTAGTACTATCGAGACTCCCTGGAGTCACAGTGCTGTGTCCTTTAGTACTGTTGGGGCTCCCTGGAGTCACAGTGCTGTGTCCTTTAGTACTGTTGGGACTCCCTGGAGTCACAGTGCTGTGGCCTTTAGTACTGTTGGGACTCCCTGGAGTCACAGTGCTGTGTCCTTTAGTACTGTTGGGGCTCCCTGGAGTCACAGTGCTGTGTCCTTTAGTACTGTTGGGGCTCCCTGGAGTCACAGTGGTGGGGTCTTTAGTACTGTTGGGACTCCCTGGAGTCACAGTGGTGGGATCTTTAGTACTGTTGGGGCTCCCTGGAGTCACAGTGCTGGAGTTTTGAGTTCTCTTGGGTTGCCCTGGAAACACAGTATGAGCCTCAGGTTAAAAGACGAACTTCAGTCACCAGAGAAGGAAGAAATGGTACGAACCGGTTTCTCAGTCTGACCACACTGCTCCTCATCCTCACCTCCCAGCACCTCCAGCTCTGCCACAGCCTGACTGTTACAGTAGTACAGTCCAGAGTCGTCCAGCTCTACATCATGAATGTAAAGAGACCCACTGCTATAAACATGGTAtttcttttgttctgtgttGGGTATCTTCCCTGTGACGTCAGTGGCCTGTGTGTCCCCCTCTCTGTCCCTTCTGTATGTCCACTGGTCTGAGGTCCCCTGTGCTGGAGGAGGGTCACTGCAGTTCAGGAAGAGGTGGTGACCCTCAGGCACCGAGATTATCACTGTGGGACAGTGACACGGACACTGAGAGAGGCTGACTCCTGCTGTCAGGACAGGACGTAGGGAAAGCCAGTCTCTTGTCTGGACTACATTTCCTACATGGTGTCTGTTCTGTAGTCTGATACACTCATCACAGTGTCCCGTCACGTTTAGACACGTATAGACACATATAGATCCTCCATAGGTTCCTGCTGTAAGGGATTAAGAGTGTGTTCAGAGTTTCAACAACCTTTTACATGAATCTCAAATGTGCTTTAGTTCAGGAATAAGAGATGGGGACGTCATGTTTGACagatgacctctgacctctgacctctgacctctgtgcCAGGATAACAGAGTGTTGATTCAGCTGATGCAGTAAaagaatatctgttttccatatGTGAAGAAACAATTTGAATTTCTGATCTCTCCTGAGTCAGAAAGAGAGAGTATTTTATTAGAGAACAGAAGCTGTGGAGTTCAGTCATTGAAACGTTTAATTCAAGACAGCGCTCTGTCCTGACAGCAGTCTGAGCACGAGCAAATTCATTTTGAATTCAGAAATGAAATGTACTTTCGGATTTAAAggagctgttttgcaagaagATCTAGTGTGAGATCGCAACAGTCAAAACACAAACTGGACAAGAAGATCTCAAGACAGATCTAGGAAAAGAATAAGATGAAAGTCCTCACCTGTCGTCACCTGTAGTTCTGCCACCGGCTGCCTGTTACACCTGTACAGTCCAGCGTCTCCAGGCTTCACACTCGAGATCTGAAGGGAGGAATCGTCAAGCACAGAGAATCTGTTCTGTGGATCATCAGATCCTTTAAGCACTTGTCCGTCCTCAAGTCTCACCACCACAGTGTGACCAACACCATCTCTCTGAGTGACTGTCCACAGTACTGGCTCATGGAAAGAAGGAGGCTTTGACACAGCACAGATCAGGGTTACAGATCCTCCCTctgggacagtgacagtgcgGATCGCTGGACCTGTGGAAGAACAGTCTGGTGAAGAACAGACTCAGAGCAACAGCCCCTCTGTCTACATGGGAGACAgacaagacacacagacacagaggggCTGGGATTGgaaaattgaagaaaataaCTTATTTCAATCAAACATCTCCCAGCTGTGTCTCATCCTGCAACAGAATGAGCTCAGGATCAGCTTCACTGATGAACTTCTGTTCGTTTTTCTTTGACATCTCATTGTGTTTCTGCAGGGCATGAGCATCATGTGACAGAGGCGCCGCCCTCCAGGGAGCACAGAGCAGTTACAGACCCTCTGGGTCCTGACTGTCCCCTCACATTCCCCCGATTCAGGCATGAAGAGAAGCCGTTTCTCTGAGCTGTGTGTGCAGAGCTGCAACAGGTGAAAAGGCCATACagagtacagtgtacagtattgtattgtatagtACAGTATCTTGTAGTAGTATACACCAGTATAGtttatactgtagtacactGTTGTAGACTTTAGTacactctactgtactgtagattgtAGTATAGAATTCCCCAATAGACTGTAAGTGTGACTCAGCTATATTTTCTCACTCTGTACGAGTCTCAGTCCTTTTCCAACCTCCTTCCAGGTACAGGTACACCTTCCCCTGTCCTCATCACTACAGACTCTGACTCTGACTCTGAGACATTCAACACGGTCCAGCTGTCTGATGAGAGAGAGTCCACTGGAGACAGCTGTCTCCTGTCCAAGGACTGGAGCTGTAGTGGGAGACAGTCCACTGGAGACAGTTGTCTCCTGTCCAAGGACTGGAGCTGTAGTGGGAGACAGTCCACGGGAGACAGTTGTCTCCTTTCTAATGAGAGAAAGTCTACTGGAGACAGCTGTCTCCTGTCCAAGGACTGGGGCTGTGGTGGGAGAGAGTCCACTGGAGACAGCTGTCTCCTGTCCAAGGACTGGGGCTGTGGTGGGAGAGAGTCCACTGGAGACAGCTGTCTCCTGTCCAAGGACTGGGGCTGTGGTGGGAGAGAGTCCACTGGAGACAGCTGTCTCCTGTCCAAGGACTGGGGCTGTGGTGGGAGAGAGTCCACTGGAGACAGCTGTCTCCTGTCCAAGGACTGGGGCTGTGGTGGGAGAGAGTCCACTGGAGACAGCTGTCTCCTGTCCAAGGACTGGGGCTGTGGTGGGAGAGAGTCCACTGGAGACAGCTGTCTCCTGTCCAAGGACTGGGGCTGTGGTGGGAGAGAGTCCACTGGAGACAGCTGTCTCCTGTCCAAGGACTGGGGCTGTGGTGGGAGAGAGTCCACTGGAGACAGCTGTCTCCTGTCCAAGGACTGGGGCTGTGGTGGGAGAGAGTCCACTGGAGACAGCTGTCTCCTGTCCAAGGACTGGGGCTGTGGTGGGAGAGAGTCCACTGGAGACAGCTGTCTCCTGTCCAAGGACTGGGGCTGTGGTGGGAGAGAGTCCACTGGAGACAGCTGTCTCCTGTCCAAGGACTGGGGCTGTGGTGGGAGAGAGTCCACTGGAGACAGCTGTCCCCTGTCCAAGGACTGGGGCTGTGGTGGGAGAGAGTCCACTGGAGACAGCTGTCTCCTGTCCAAGGACTGGGGCTGTGGTGGGAGACAGAACAATGGAGGCGGTTGACAATAACAGATATGACCCAGATCACACACCCACAACATCTCTGCCCAGTTTCCTGTCTAACAGTGACCACGGCCTGAAACTAAtgtgtgtggaaaaaaaaaaccacacagGTCATGTGTTTGAAGAGGCCGGCTGCTGTTAATTACGATAAGGAGaagctgttgttttaaaataggGTCTTGTCGCCAAGAACCTTCTGAACAAAAGAATCTTTTTGGTTCAGTCTGCTAGAGAGGGTGATGATCGCAGTGAGCTCTGAGCCAGACCCTTTCAGACAAGCTGACCTGTGGAATTCCTGGAGAAATCTCATCCCAGTGTCCAACAAGCCATCCCCAGAAACTGTTAAAAAGCTTTACGTTTTAGGAAATAAATGATGAAATAGACCCGGGGctttttttgacttttttaccagtgctcacacactgcactgtctCGCCCGGACCCTCTTCACAGACTCCTCAATCAGTCTGCAgcgtctgctgctgctgcttctcttGCTCCACACTCCTCTGAGGCCAGAGCTGCTGGCAGCTGGGAGGAAACCCCTCTGGGCCAGACCAGCTCAAGACAGACACAGCAGGGAAGAGCTTTGGACTGCTTTTCCTTCCTGTTCAAGGAAAACCCGGGGGCTGGTGCTGTTTCCGATAACCCTCGTGAAAAtagctcctcctcctgctccttaGGCTATTGGTGAAAAAGATTCTGGTCAGATTTTCCACATTTAACATGCAAGCACAAATGTGCTTTGTTTCAGTAATAAAGGACCCAGAAATTATGTTTGAATCTGGATAtgtgtgacctctgacctttctGCCAGGACAACAGAGTGGTGATTCAGCCGATGAAgtataaaaatcatttttccaGATTTAAAGAAACAATTAGATATTGTGATCTTCAGAATCAGGAAGAGTCTCAGGTATCTCTTGACTATTCTGTCAGCAGAACAACCTGcccttttattcattttcagtttgtttcaCATCCCCTTCATATCGCAAAACAGAGTATTTTATTAGATAGCAGAAGCTGTGGAGTTCAGTCAAGACAACGCTCTGTCCTGAAAACAGGAGCGGTTGTGGAGGAAACTCCAGTGTGTGATCATAACAGTCAAAACACAAACTGGACAAGAAGATCTCAAGACAGATCTAGGAAAAGAGTAAGATGAAAGTCCTCACCTGTCGTCACCTGTAAATCTGCCACCGGCTGCCTGTTACAGCTGTACAGTCCAGAGTCTCCAGGCTTGACACTCCATATCAGGAGGGAGGAATCGTCAAGAAGAGAGAATCTGTTCTGTGGGTCATCAGCTCCTTTAAGCACTAGTCCGTCCTCAAGTCTCACCACCACAGTGTGATCAACACCACCTCTCGGAGTGACTGACCACTGTACTGGCTCATGGAAAGAAACAGGCTTTCTCACAGCACATTCCAGGGTTACAGATCCTCCCTctgggacagtgacagtgcgGATCGCTGGACCTGTGGAAGAACAGTCTGGTGAAGAACAGACTCAGAGCAACAGCCCCTCTGTCTACGTGGGAGACAGACAAGACACACAGGAGGAGGGGCTGGGATTggaaaattgaagaaaagaacTTATTTCAATCAAACATCTTCCAGATGTGTCTCATCCCGCAACAGAATGAGCTCAGGATCAGCTTCACTGATGAACTTCTGTTCGTTTTTCTTTGACATCTCATTGTGTTTCTGCAGGGCTTGAGCATCATGTGACAGAGGCGCCGCCCTCCAGGGAGCACAGAGCAGTTACAGACCCTCTGGGTCCTGACTGTCCCCTCACATTCCCCCGATTCAGGCATGAAGAGAAGCCGTTTCTCTGAGCTGTGTGTGCAGAGCTGCAACAGGTGAACTTGTACAGGTGAAAAGGCCATACAGAGTacagagtacagtacagtattgtatagtacagtacagtagagtagagtgtagtacagtatagtattgTATATTGTAGTACAGTAGTCTATTGTATATTGCAGTACACTAGTATATTGTATAGTACAGTAGAGTGTAGTACAGTGTCATAATGTGTAGTATAGTATCGTATTGTACAGTAGAGTgtcgtacagtacagtattttaacatgcagtacagtatggtATAGTACAGACCTGTGTGTGCTGGGTGGATCTGTCACAGCAGAGCTGTAACAGGTGAACTTGTACAGATGAAAAGGCCATACagagtacagtgtacagtacaatattgtattgtatagtacagtacagtagagtgtAGTACAGTGTTATAATGTGTAGTACTGTATTGTAATATAGTattgtataatatacagtattctgtagGACAGTATTGAATCGTATAGTACTGTACTGTCCAGTGTAATACAGTattgtataatatacagtactctgtAGGACAGTATTGAATCGTATAGTACTGTACTGCCCAGtgtaatacagtaatatatatttctttgtCATTCAGACAAGCTCAGTGTAGTgactgagagattcaacaagcaCTGGGTAATATCTGATGAGAGAACAGATATGACCCAGATCACACATCCCCAACATCTCTGCGCAGTTTCCTGTCTAACAGTGACCACGGCCTGAGCTCTTGACCACACAGGTTATGTGTTTGAAGAGGCTCACTGCCGTTTTTTACAATAAGGAGaagctgttgttttaaaataggCTCTTGTTGCCAAGCAGCTTctcaaaaactgttttgaacGGCATTTTCATCGTT belongs to Lepisosteus oculatus isolate fLepOcu1 chromosome 14, fLepOcu1.hap2, whole genome shotgun sequence and includes:
- the LOC138242440 gene encoding uncharacterized protein isoform X3, giving the protein MEGLRGAPELLLLVLLSLAGGSLSGSASHTLPVPEGASVTLNCAVRKPVSSHEPVRWSVTPRGGVDHTVLSRFEDGSVVKGADDPQNRFSLLNDSSLLILSVKPGDSGLYSCNRQPVADLQVTTVIISVPEGHHLFLNCSDPPPAQGTSDQWTYRRDREGDTQATDVTGKIPNTEQKKYHVYSSGSLYIHDVELDDSGLYYCNSQAVAELEVLGGQPKRTQNSSTVTPGSPNSTKDPTTVTPGSPNSTKDPTTVTPGSPNSTKGHSTVTPGSPNSTKGHSTVTPGSPNSTKGHSTVTPGSPNSTKGHSTVTPGSPNSTKGHSTVTPGSLDSTKDPNTVTPGSSDSTKDPNAESPSPAGGSTSHTVHTSLVACGLAGLVSAVIATEIRSRRRAASGTRTGETP
- the LOC138242440 gene encoding uncharacterized protein isoform X2; amino-acid sequence: MEGLRGAPELLLLVLLSLAGGSLSGPAIRTVTVPEGGSVTLECAVRKPVSFHEPVQWSVTPRGGVDHTVVVRLEDGLVLKGADDPQNRFSLLDDSSLLIWSVKPGDSGLYSCNRQPVADLQVTTGPAIRTVTVPEGGSVTLICAVSKPPSFHEPVLWTVTQRDGVGHTVVVRLEDGQVLKGSDDPQNRFSVLDDSSLQISSVKPGDAGLYRCNRQPVAELQVTTGQPKRTQNSSTVTPGSPNSTKDPTTVTPGSPNSTKDPTTVTPGSPNSTKGHSTVTPGSPNSTKGHSTVTPGSPNSTKGHSTVTPGSPNSTKGHSTVTPGSPNSTKGHSTVTPGSLDSTKDPNTVTPGSSDSTKDPNAESPSPAGGSTSHTVHTSLVACGLAGLVSAVIATEIRSRRRAASGTRTGETP
- the LOC138242440 gene encoding uncharacterized protein isoform X1, coding for MTGSAVSGALWICLLLCGSAPLAQTGPAIRTVTVPEGGSVTLECAVRKPVSFHEPVQWSVTPRGGVDHTVVVRLEDGLVLKGADDPQNRFSLLDDSSLLIWSVKPGDSGLYSCNRQPVADLQVTTGPAIRTVTVPEGGSVTLICAVSKPPSFHEPVLWTVTQRDGVGHTVVVRLEDGQVLKGSDDPQNRFSVLDDSSLQISSVKPGDAGLYRCNRQPVAELQVTTGQPKRTQNSSTVTPGSPNSTKDPTTVTPGSPNSTKDPTTVTPGSPNSTKGHSTVTPGSPNSTKGHSTVTPGSPNSTKGHSTVTPGSPNSTKGHSTVTPGSPNSTKGHSTVTPGSLDSTKDPNTVTPGSSDSTKDPNAESPSPAGGSTSHTVHTSLVACGLAGLVSAVIATEIRSRRRAASGTRTGETP